From a single Nitrosopumilus sp. genomic region:
- the hisB gene encoding imidazoleglycerol-phosphate dehydratase HisB — MASRKASIKRNTKETSVSVYVNLDGFGKTSIKTGINFLDHLIVSFGKHGMMDLKVDAKSNDGIEHHLIEDTAITIGQAIDKALGARRGITRFSYASVPMDESLAEASIDLVKRPFWKLTLSIKRSKIEDVSKEDLEHFFQSLLQNLNSCIHLTVKYGDNDHHKVEAAIKSLAVALRNASGLDKKQKGIPSTKGSM; from the coding sequence ATGGCATCAAGAAAGGCTTCAATTAAACGAAATACAAAGGAAACCAGTGTTTCTGTATATGTAAATTTAGATGGTTTTGGAAAAACATCAATTAAAACCGGAATTAACTTTCTTGATCACCTAATTGTTTCCTTTGGAAAACATGGTATGATGGATCTCAAAGTTGATGCAAAATCAAATGATGGAATTGAACACCATTTGATAGAAGATACTGCGATAACAATTGGTCAAGCAATTGACAAAGCATTAGGTGCTAGACGAGGAATAACTAGATTTAGTTATGCATCAGTTCCTATGGATGAGTCTCTTGCAGAAGCTTCAATTGATCTAGTCAAACGACCATTTTGGAAATTAACACTATCAATTAAACGAAGTAAGATTGAAGATGTATCTAAAGAAGATCTTGAACATTTCTTTCAATCGTTACTTCAAAATCTGAATAGTTGTATTCACCTTACTGTAAAGTATGGAGATAATGATCACCATAAAGTTGAGGCTGCAATCAAATCACTTGCTGTTGCATTAAGAAATGCATCTGGATTAGATAAGAAACAAAAAGGAATTCCAAGCACAAAAGGTTCAATGTAA
- a CDS encoding PQQ-dependent sugar dehydrogenase codes for MDKKIQVSAIVIATVFSVLVLTSPSDPIPLPEPNSNSKSDFVTVLAENLNKPRSIAVSENRIFVTEKDGMIRVIQNNTLLESPLATLRTANVFDGGLLGIALHPNFLTNHQLYVFLTYEENDKLWNKILKITESDNKLVNAETILEKVPGSSFTNGGFIKFGPDGKLYVGTGTISDASHLPQDLNSLSGKILRLNDDGTVPEDNPFSDSLVYSLGHRNPQGMTWDQNGNLFVAEFGPEKNDEINLVQAGKNYGWPEQQCSGNEKFEDAILCYDPSIEPGGILYYSGKSLDFQSSFIMASMRASNLYQLDFDEGLSSQKSILSGIGRVRDVVEGTDGSLYVITSNTDGKGFPDSMDDKLLRIIK; via the coding sequence ATGGATAAAAAAATCCAAGTATCTGCAATTGTTATTGCCACAGTGTTTTCTGTCTTAGTTTTAACATCTCCATCTGATCCTATTCCATTACCCGAACCAAACTCAAATTCTAAAAGTGATTTTGTAACTGTGTTGGCTGAAAATCTAAATAAACCTAGGTCTATTGCAGTATCTGAGAATCGAATTTTTGTAACTGAAAAAGATGGAATGATTAGAGTTATACAAAATAATACATTATTAGAATCTCCATTAGCTACATTACGTACTGCCAATGTTTTTGACGGTGGATTATTAGGGATAGCATTACATCCAAATTTTTTAACTAATCATCAACTGTATGTCTTTTTGACTTATGAAGAGAATGATAAACTGTGGAATAAAATTTTAAAGATTACTGAATCTGATAACAAGCTTGTAAACGCTGAAACTATTTTAGAAAAAGTTCCTGGTTCATCATTTACAAATGGAGGTTTCATAAAATTTGGACCTGATGGAAAATTATATGTGGGTACTGGAACTATTTCTGATGCTTCTCATCTTCCACAAGATCTTAACTCGTTATCAGGAAAAATTCTACGACTAAATGATGACGGGACAGTTCCTGAAGATAACCCTTTTTCAGATTCATTAGTATATTCGTTAGGACATAGAAATCCTCAAGGTATGACTTGGGATCAAAATGGAAATCTGTTTGTAGCAGAATTTGGACCAGAGAAAAATGATGAAATCAATCTAGTTCAAGCAGGTAAAAACTATGGATGGCCTGAACAACAATGTTCAGGAAATGAAAAGTTTGAAGATGCTATTCTTTGCTATGATCCAAGCATTGAACCTGGAGGTATACTGTATTATTCTGGAAAATCCTTGGATTTTCAATCTTCATTCATTATGGCATCTATGAGAGCTTCTAATCTATACCAGTTAGATTTTGATGAGGGACTGAGCTCTCAAAAGTCAATACTTAGTGGGATTGGTCGTGTAAGAGATGTAGTAGAGGGTACAGATGGTAGTCTTTATGTAATTACATCAAATACTGATGGAAAAGGTTTTCCAGATAGTATGGATGATAAACTATTGAGGATAATAAAATAA
- the hisC gene encoding histidinol-phosphate transaminase — MKKNWFNEKIKKFNDIGGYQKPELIQDSVKLDSNENYVISKQFQNDIISSAKKNSDIREYPLGGVERLINAISKFTKISSTMIGVGNGSDQILDLILSNFASKQTKVLTSNPTFGFFEERCKLYNIPLITIPFSDGMKLNIKDFVKQSKNADILYLDSPNNPTGFQFSKNELQKLVKSFDGLVIIDEAYGEFSEYSLSNMVKTQENLIVVQTLSKSFGLAGLRLGYFLASKKFTEAFMNILQYPYPISTITIESGIQALERSNTMKDTIDIIKIERKRIIETLKKYDAFEVFDSKANFVLFDAHGAYKRVYSALAEQGISIRKLGKIGNHKGCLRVTIGTKEMNSKFLLAIRDLLG; from the coding sequence TTGAAAAAAAATTGGTTTAATGAAAAAATTAAAAAATTCAACGACATTGGAGGTTATCAAAAACCAGAACTAATCCAAGATTCTGTTAAATTAGATTCAAATGAAAATTATGTAATTTCAAAGCAATTTCAAAATGATATAATTTCTTCTGCGAAAAAAAACTCTGACATTAGAGAATATCCACTTGGAGGAGTTGAGAGATTGATCAATGCCATATCAAAATTTACAAAAATTTCTTCTACTATGATTGGTGTTGGAAATGGTTCTGATCAAATCTTAGATTTAATTCTCTCAAATTTTGCTTCAAAACAAACCAAAGTTTTAACATCTAATCCAACATTTGGATTTTTTGAAGAGCGCTGCAAACTGTATAACATTCCATTAATCACAATTCCATTTTCTGATGGTATGAAATTAAACATTAAAGATTTTGTTAAACAATCAAAAAATGCAGATATCTTATATCTTGATTCTCCAAATAACCCAACTGGATTTCAATTTTCAAAAAACGAATTACAGAAACTTGTCAAATCTTTTGATGGTCTTGTAATTATTGATGAGGCATATGGCGAATTTAGCGAATACTCTCTTTCAAATATGGTGAAAACTCAAGAAAATCTTATTGTTGTCCAAACTCTTTCAAAATCATTTGGATTGGCTGGATTAAGACTAGGTTATTTTCTAGCAAGCAAAAAATTCACTGAGGCTTTCATGAATATTTTACAATATCCATATCCAATAAGTACAATTACAATTGAATCTGGAATACAGGCTCTTGAAAGATCAAACACTATGAAAGACACTATAGACATAATCAAAATTGAGAGAAAAAGAATTATTGAAACTTTGAAGAAATACGATGCCTTTGAAGTCTTTGATTCTAAGGCTAATTTTGTCCTCTTTGATGCTCATGGTGCCTATAAACGGGTCTATTCAGCATTAGCTGAACAAGGAATTTCTATAAGAAAACTAGGAAAAATTGGAAATCATAAAGGTTGTCTACGAGTTACTATTGGAACTAAGGAAATGAATTCAAAATTTTTACTAGCTATACGTGATTTGTTGGGATGA
- the hisD gene encoding histidinol dehydrogenase: MRIIKVSNVEKFAEQITPKQPQNNKTIVESILKNVQKNGDAAVRKYERKFSKANISSLRVTSNEIKNAYSKVSKLELDAIRLAKTRLGKTESSVKSLLKNKQINHDGIKISKKFIPIQSVGCYIPGGLARYPSSVIMSVVPAKIAGVKRIVVVSPPNSDGKIDPLTIVSADICGADEIYKTGGVQSIGALSYGTKSISKVDKIVGPGGAFVTSAKSLVSMQTGIDMLAGPTELGIIADNSANPKFVSLDLISQAEHSTDTFCYLITTSEKLAISVKKMISELLPSIKREKIVKTSLEKNGFIVICKTTSDMIKLANILAPEHLQIMTKNSESVSSKITSSGLVLIGNNTPSSASDYILGSNHILPTNGFGKIRGSLSVLDFIKINTQITSSQKSLLKISKYLEVLTTSEGLSNHYEAVRGRLD; this comes from the coding sequence ATGAGAATTATCAAAGTATCTAATGTTGAAAAGTTTGCAGAACAAATTACCCCAAAACAGCCTCAAAATAACAAAACCATTGTTGAATCCATTTTAAAAAATGTTCAAAAGAATGGTGATGCTGCTGTTAGAAAATATGAAAGAAAATTCAGTAAAGCAAATATTTCTTCATTAAGAGTAACTTCAAATGAAATAAAAAATGCATATTCCAAAGTCTCAAAACTTGAACTTGATGCAATAAGATTAGCTAAAACTAGACTAGGAAAAACTGAATCCTCAGTAAAATCACTATTAAAAAACAAACAAATTAATCATGATGGAATAAAGATTTCAAAAAAATTTATTCCTATTCAAAGTGTGGGATGTTATATTCCGGGAGGATTAGCTAGATATCCAAGCTCTGTAATCATGTCTGTTGTTCCTGCAAAAATTGCTGGTGTAAAAAGAATAGTCGTTGTATCTCCACCTAACTCTGATGGTAAAATTGATCCACTAACAATTGTATCTGCAGATATTTGTGGTGCAGATGAAATTTACAAGACAGGTGGTGTACAATCTATTGGGGCATTATCCTATGGAACAAAATCAATTTCCAAAGTCGATAAAATTGTAGGTCCAGGTGGCGCATTTGTTACATCTGCAAAATCTTTAGTAAGTATGCAAACTGGAATTGATATGCTTGCTGGTCCTACTGAACTAGGAATAATTGCAGATAATTCAGCTAACCCAAAATTTGTTTCATTGGATTTGATTTCACAAGCTGAACACAGCACTGATACTTTTTGCTATTTGATTACTACATCTGAAAAACTTGCAATATCAGTTAAGAAGATGATTTCAGAACTTCTTCCATCAATTAAAAGAGAAAAAATTGTTAAAACAAGTCTTGAAAAAAATGGATTTATTGTAATATGCAAGACAACTTCTGATATGATAAAACTAGCAAATATTTTGGCTCCTGAACATTTGCAAATAATGACTAAAAATTCTGAATCTGTTTCTTCTAAAATCACTTCTTCAGGTTTGGTTTTGATAGGAAATAACACTCCTTCGTCTGCTAGTGACTATATTTTAGGCTCAAATCACATTTTGCCTACCAATGGATTTGGGAAAATTAGAGGCTCTTTATCTGTTCTAGATTTTATTAAAATTAACACTCAGATAACATCATCTCAAAAATCACTATTAAAAATCTCAAAATATCTTGAAGTACTAACGACATCTGAGGGACTTTCTAATCACTATGAGGCAGTTAGAGGTAGACTAGATTGA
- the hisH gene encoding imidazole glycerol phosphate synthase subunit HisH → MVSVAIFDYGAGNIFSLKNSLEKAGATVDVITNFDNDNTYSGLLLPGVGNFDPAMNSIRDFSKIQFKDYVENMPVLGICLGMEMFFEKSEEGKEKGLNVIDGEVIVLPSSMKVPHMGWNNLEIKKPGKILEGVVDGSWAYFVHSYRVKPESNDVITAESDYGIKVPAVVEHDNFFGTQFHPEKSSTMGKIMLENFLKECRK, encoded by the coding sequence ATGGTAAGTGTCGCAATTTTTGATTATGGTGCTGGAAATATTTTCAGCTTGAAAAATTCTCTTGAAAAAGCTGGGGCTACAGTTGATGTAATTACAAATTTTGATAATGACAACACCTATTCTGGATTATTACTTCCTGGTGTAGGAAATTTTGATCCTGCAATGAATAGTATTAGAGATTTTTCAAAAATTCAATTCAAAGATTATGTTGAGAATATGCCTGTATTGGGAATTTGTCTTGGCATGGAAATGTTTTTTGAAAAAAGTGAAGAAGGCAAAGAAAAAGGTTTGAATGTAATAGATGGTGAGGTAATTGTACTTCCTTCTTCTATGAAAGTGCCACATATGGGCTGGAATAATCTTGAGATAAAAAAACCTGGAAAAATTCTTGAAGGTGTTGTAGATGGTTCTTGGGCTTATTTTGTTCACTCGTATAGAGTAAAACCTGAATCAAATGATGTGATTACTGCTGAATCTGATTATGGAATCAAAGTACCTGCAGTTGTTGAACATGACAATTTTTTTGGAACTCAATTTCATCCTGAAAAATCTAGTACTATGGGAAAAATCATGTTGGAGAATTTTCTAAAAGAGTGTAGAAAATGA
- the hisG gene encoding ATP phosphoribosyltransferase has protein sequence MSEVKFAIPKGSLEEATFKLLEKSWTRVNRKSRTYRVYLDDPSIIVKMLRPQEIPTLVAEGLYDVGITGKDWVGETNSDVEPILDLEYGKIRLVIAFPDKYRYKNLDEMIADYGKKKKTLRISSEYLTTASKFLKQSKSYKKYYGSKDPLIVTPWVRLGNNKNVQIHLSFGATEAKPPEDVDAIMDVTETGTTLKQNKLKIVDEVLTSTAHLIVNKKSLKDPKKREKIFDIVTLMRGAVHGRKFLHIYLNVEEKNLKKLLTQMPSLKKPTISPLSEQGWFGVNTVIKKEEFHKLIPKLRKIAQGLVVHEPRQILELEEIKRDEEN, from the coding sequence ATGTCTGAGGTAAAATTTGCCATTCCAAAAGGTAGTCTTGAAGAGGCCACTTTCAAGCTACTTGAAAAATCTTGGACTAGAGTAAATAGAAAAAGTAGAACTTATCGTGTATACTTGGATGATCCTAGCATAATTGTGAAGATGTTACGTCCTCAAGAAATCCCAACATTGGTTGCAGAAGGATTGTATGATGTGGGAATTACCGGAAAGGATTGGGTTGGTGAAACAAACTCTGATGTCGAGCCTATTTTGGATTTAGAGTATGGTAAAATCAGACTTGTAATTGCTTTTCCTGATAAATATAGATACAAAAATTTAGATGAAATGATTGCAGATTATGGTAAAAAGAAAAAAACACTTAGAATCTCATCTGAATATCTTACAACTGCATCAAAATTTCTTAAACAATCCAAGTCGTATAAAAAATACTATGGTTCTAAAGATCCTCTAATTGTAACTCCTTGGGTTAGATTAGGAAATAACAAAAATGTACAAATTCATTTGTCATTTGGTGCCACTGAAGCAAAGCCTCCTGAAGATGTTGATGCAATCATGGATGTGACTGAAACAGGAACCACACTTAAGCAAAATAAACTCAAAATTGTTGATGAAGTATTAACTTCAACTGCTCACCTGATTGTAAATAAAAAATCATTGAAAGATCCAAAAAAGCGTGAAAAAATATTTGATATTGTTACCTTAATGAGAGGTGCAGTTCATGGTAGAAAATTCTTACACATTTATCTAAATGTAGAAGAAAAAAACCTAAAAAAACTCCTGACACAGATGCCTTCTCTCAAAAAACCTACAATTAGTCCACTAAGTGAACAAGGATGGTTTGGAGTTAATACCGTCATTAAAAAAGAAGAATTTCACAAACTTATTCCTAAATTAAGGAAGATTGCTCAAGGTCTTGTGGTTCATGAACCAAGACAAATCCTTGAACTTGAGGAGATAAAACGTGACGAAGAAAATTGA
- a CDS encoding hydroxymethylglutaryl-CoA reductase, degradative produces MSDSSISKFFEKSRKERLDVVANFANLTSEELEILQNDNGGISFDKADKMVENAIGTFSLPLGVATNFKINGKDYLVPMVIEEPSVIAAASKGAKVARIKGGFEVTSNESFSIGQIQLLDVDPTSAIQKIKNSTNEILELANSKSNTLSKMGKGAKDISCKEIDTPSGIMLIVELLIDVGDAMGANVTNTMCEAVSPLIEKITDGRALLRILSNYSTRRMVKAKAVFEKESVGGEQVVDNIISAFEFADNDVYRAVTHNKGIMNGTIAVANAVGQDSRAIEAAANAYAAQSGKYRSLSKWSKDDDGNLVGILEIPLSVGIVGGIANVHPVAKVCTKILGATSAQELACVMTATGLAQNYSAIRALSTEGIQKGHMRLHARNLAAAAGATPDQIDEIVQKMIEEKKISLDRAKELLEQI; encoded by the coding sequence ATGTCAGACTCGTCAATTTCAAAATTTTTTGAGAAATCAAGAAAAGAAAGATTAGATGTTGTTGCAAATTTTGCAAATCTAACTAGTGAAGAATTAGAAATTCTACAAAACGATAATGGGGGAATTTCTTTTGATAAAGCCGATAAGATGGTTGAGAACGCTATTGGCACATTTTCACTTCCATTGGGCGTTGCTACAAATTTTAAGATTAATGGCAAGGATTACTTGGTGCCAATGGTTATTGAGGAGCCTTCCGTAATAGCTGCTGCATCAAAAGGAGCTAAGGTAGCTCGAATTAAAGGTGGATTTGAAGTCACTTCAAATGAGTCATTTAGTATTGGCCAAATACAACTTTTGGATGTTGATCCCACATCAGCAATCCAAAAAATAAAAAATTCAACAAATGAAATTCTTGAACTAGCAAATTCAAAAAGCAACACTTTGTCAAAAATGGGCAAAGGTGCAAAAGATATTTCTTGTAAAGAAATTGATACACCTTCTGGAATTATGCTTATTGTTGAATTGTTAATTGATGTTGGTGATGCAATGGGTGCAAATGTTACAAACACAATGTGTGAAGCCGTTTCTCCTTTGATTGAAAAAATTACGGATGGAAGAGCTTTATTGCGTATCCTTTCAAATTACTCTACTAGAAGAATGGTAAAAGCAAAAGCTGTATTTGAAAAAGAATCTGTTGGAGGAGAACAAGTAGTTGATAATATCATTTCTGCATTTGAATTTGCAGATAATGATGTGTATAGGGCTGTCACTCATAACAAAGGTATCATGAATGGTACTATAGCTGTTGCAAATGCTGTTGGTCAGGATAGTAGGGCAATTGAAGCAGCTGCAAATGCATATGCTGCACAGTCTGGGAAATACCGTTCTTTGAGTAAATGGAGTAAGGATGATGATGGAAATCTGGTCGGAATTTTAGAAATTCCTCTTTCTGTTGGAATTGTGGGTGGAATTGCAAATGTTCATCCAGTTGCTAAAGTTTGTACAAAAATTTTGGGAGCAACATCTGCACAAGAACTTGCATGTGTTATGACCGCTACTGGATTGGCTCAAAATTATAGTGCTATTAGAGCTCTCTCTACTGAAGGAATACAAAAAGGACACATGCGTCTTCACGCAAGAAATCTAGCTGCTGCTGCTGGTGCGACACCTGATCAAATTGATGAAATTGTTCAGAAAATGATTGAAGAAAAGAAAATTTCACTTGATAGAGCTAAAGAATTGCTTGAGCAAATTTAA
- the dph2 gene encoding diphthamide biosynthesis enzyme Dph2, with product MIIVDEERIFKEIEEKNPASVSLNGPDGILPQVQETAIRITQKFGIPAYILADTTWGTCDLNTNGAKVLGSEIQFNIGHTINTESLEKNLILIDAYDDVEFDSVAKKCTDLLKGKIISLVTDSQHLHQVGKVEKIFTENGIKVKIGKGKGQLNDGQVFGCEFYPATELKKEVDAYVFLGQSNFHAAGIALSTNLPTYVLDPYFNEVREVTEFAQKLKKKATLAIYKAADAKSFGVIVGLKEGQLSKVFALKIKKELEAEGKQVQLFALTDITNDRLRNLKGIDAFIQVACPRISTDNQFDKPVLSTPQANALLKILRKESIDEYLEIPHWL from the coding sequence TTGATTATAGTAGATGAGGAAAGAATTTTCAAAGAAATTGAAGAGAAAAATCCAGCATCAGTGTCATTAAACGGTCCTGATGGAATATTACCACAAGTTCAAGAAACAGCAATTAGAATAACTCAAAAATTTGGGATTCCAGCATATATTTTGGCTGATACAACTTGGGGAACATGTGATCTAAACACTAATGGAGCAAAAGTTTTGGGTTCAGAAATTCAATTTAACATAGGTCATACTATCAATACAGAATCATTAGAAAAAAATCTAATTTTAATTGATGCATATGACGATGTAGAATTTGATAGTGTTGCAAAGAAATGTACAGATTTGTTAAAAGGGAAAATCATATCGCTAGTTACTGACAGTCAGCATTTACATCAAGTGGGTAAAGTAGAAAAAATATTCACAGAAAATGGTATTAAAGTAAAAATTGGAAAAGGAAAAGGACAGTTAAATGATGGGCAAGTTTTTGGTTGTGAATTTTATCCAGCAACAGAACTCAAAAAAGAAGTAGATGCGTATGTATTTTTGGGACAAAGTAATTTTCATGCAGCGGGAATTGCATTATCAACTAATTTGCCAACTTATGTTTTAGATCCTTACTTTAATGAAGTACGAGAGGTTACAGAATTTGCACAAAAATTAAAAAAGAAAGCTACCTTAGCAATATACAAAGCAGCTGATGCGAAGTCATTTGGAGTAATTGTAGGGTTAAAGGAAGGACAATTATCTAAAGTATTTGCATTAAAAATCAAAAAAGAATTAGAGGCTGAGGGTAAACAGGTGCAATTGTTTGCATTAACAGACATTACAAATGATAGATTAAGAAATCTCAAAGGAATAGATGCCTTTATTCAAGTAGCATGCCCAAGGATTTCAACAGATAATCAATTTGACAAACCTGTTTTATCTACTCCACAGGCAAATGCTCTTCTTAAAATTTTGAGAAAAGAAAGTATAGATGAATATTTAGAAATTCCACATTGGCTATAA
- a CDS encoding HAD hydrolase-like protein — protein MTLTKKSEGIYVDDSKIDILNEADSIIFDCDGVLIDITKSYDSAIIKTTQYVLENFANIKNAIDIDFKIIDGFKSTGGFNDEVDLTYAAILSLVAANQLKKDQTSFIFDVIKNSDSTGIISVEKYVETLTNISEIKKKLSYPGTHHENPLYNIFDQIFYGPELYEKLFNKTSNFLEPGLIEQDDVIINDILIQKLLRRFNSKIAMVTGRGKESVSYSLKSILSKFDLQNSMFLEDEFRELAKPNPQSLLNSIQGMNSTICIYVGDSMEDFIMAKKATELGNKTIFCGIIGTSKDPEAKLELFEKNDAILVLDSIHLLPKVLNLE, from the coding sequence ATGACTCTAACAAAAAAATCTGAAGGAATCTATGTTGATGATTCCAAAATTGATATTCTAAATGAAGCTGATTCAATAATTTTTGATTGTGATGGAGTTTTAATTGATATAACAAAATCATATGATTCTGCAATAATTAAAACAACACAATATGTTTTAGAAAACTTTGCTAACATTAAGAATGCAATAGATATAGATTTTAAAATTATTGATGGTTTCAAATCTACAGGTGGATTCAATGATGAAGTTGATTTAACATATGCTGCTATTCTTTCGCTTGTTGCTGCAAATCAATTGAAAAAAGATCAAACTAGTTTTATTTTTGATGTGATAAAAAATTCTGATTCCACTGGAATAATTTCTGTAGAAAAATATGTTGAAACTCTAACTAATATCTCTGAAATCAAAAAAAAATTGTCATATCCGGGAACTCATCATGAAAATCCATTGTATAATATTTTTGATCAAATTTTCTATGGTCCTGAATTATATGAAAAATTGTTTAACAAAACTTCAAATTTTTTAGAACCTGGTCTTATTGAGCAAGATGATGTAATAATAAATGATATTTTAATACAAAAACTACTAAGAAGATTCAATTCAAAGATTGCTATGGTGACTGGTAGAGGAAAAGAATCTGTAAGTTATTCCCTAAAATCTATTTTGTCTAAATTTGATTTACAAAATTCTATGTTTCTTGAAGATGAATTTCGTGAACTAGCTAAACCGAATCCCCAATCATTGTTAAATTCCATACAAGGAATGAATTCAACTATTTGCATATATGTTGGAGATTCTATGGAAGATTTTATCATGGCAAAAAAAGCAACCGAATTAGGAAACAAGACAATTTTTTGTGGAATCATAGGAACCAGCAAAGATCCTGAGGCTAAATTAGAACTATTTGAAAAAAATGATGCTATTTTGGTTTTGGACTCTATTCATCTCTTACCAAAGGTATTAAATTTAGAATAA
- a CDS encoding tRNA(Ile)(2)-agmatinylcytidine synthase: MEKDTILNVGFDDTDSPKGMCTTFLAYKIVDLLQKQKTEFLDFPRLIRFNPNIPWKTRGNGAVSMKIKTKNPLKIKNQIKNLVSKYSDTKNGANPGLVFFESNSIPSEFTKFSKLALWQLINRNNAKKFAKKNNLEIYFQGNGQGLIGAIGAIGYDFHDHTLELLSYRKKSKFGKERKISTDSVRNMQEKTSPHTFNSFDTKKGRVLITPHGPDPVFYGVRGENVDSLIHATKILKTTEKLDGYMIFKSNQGTGDHLKNDLTFENMKPYASGKIQGIVSISPKIVKGGHVLFKITSNNHDFWCAVYKPTGMTIHASNLLKGDKIIVGGGVRKASKNYPRIINLEFLEILSPVKNISISNPECKKCNKKMKSKGLNQGFQCIHCGEREFKKTSHEIPRKIKKQLYLPKISAHRHLSRPLQRIGMKNKSSQFNESLSWFCVYRK; this comes from the coding sequence ATGGAAAAGGACACCATACTAAATGTTGGATTTGATGACACTGATTCTCCTAAAGGAATGTGTACTACTTTTTTAGCATACAAAATTGTTGATTTACTTCAAAAACAAAAAACTGAATTTTTAGATTTTCCAAGATTGATTCGATTTAATCCAAATATTCCATGGAAAACAAGAGGAAATGGTGCAGTATCTATGAAAATTAAGACAAAAAATCCCTTGAAAATAAAAAACCAAATAAAAAACCTTGTTTCTAAATATTCGGATACAAAAAATGGAGCAAATCCTGGACTAGTTTTTTTTGAAAGCAATTCAATTCCATCTGAATTTACAAAATTCAGTAAATTAGCTCTGTGGCAATTAATCAATAGAAACAATGCAAAAAAATTTGCTAAAAAAAATAATCTTGAAATTTATTTTCAAGGAAACGGCCAAGGATTGATTGGAGCAATTGGTGCAATAGGTTATGATTTTCATGATCATACATTGGAACTTTTGAGCTATCGTAAAAAATCAAAGTTTGGAAAAGAAAGAAAAATTTCTACTGATAGTGTTAGAAATATGCAAGAAAAAACTTCACCTCATACTTTCAACAGTTTTGATACCAAAAAAGGTAGAGTTTTGATAACTCCTCATGGACCTGATCCTGTTTTTTATGGAGTTAGAGGTGAAAATGTAGATTCTTTGATTCATGCAACAAAAATTCTAAAAACTACTGAAAAATTAGACGGTTATATGATTTTCAAATCAAATCAAGGAACTGGTGATCATCTAAAAAATGACTTGACTTTTGAAAATATGAAACCCTATGCCTCTGGAAAAATTCAAGGAATTGTTTCCATTTCTCCAAAAATTGTAAAAGGAGGACATGTTCTCTTTAAAATCACTTCAAATAATCATGATTTTTGGTGTGCAGTCTACAAACCTACTGGTATGACTATTCATGCTTCAAATTTGCTAAAAGGAGATAAAATTATTGTTGGAGGTGGAGTAAGAAAGGCTTCAAAAAATTATCCTAGAATTATTAATTTAGAATTTCTTGAAATTCTCTCACCCGTAAAGAATATTTCAATTTCTAATCCTGAATGTAAAAAATGTAACAAAAAAATGAAATCAAAAGGATTGAATCAAGGCTTTCAATGTATTCATTGTGGAGAAAGAGAATTTAAAAAAACATCTCATGAAATTCCAAGAAAAATCAAAAAGCAACTTTATCTTCCAAAAATCTCTGCACATAGGCATCTTTCAAGACCATTGCAACGAATTGGAATGAAGAATAAATCTTCTCAATTTAATGAGTCTCTTTCATGGTTTTGTGTTTATAGAAAATAA